A window of Candidatus Eremiobacteraceae bacterium genomic DNA:
TTGAGGCGCGCGTTCACTTCTTCTTCGTCCCAGAAGTTCTCCTGAAGATCTTGCACCCACTCGAAGTACGAAACCGTGACGCCGCCCGCGTTGGCGAGAATGTCGGGCAATACCATGATGCCGCGATCGAAGAGAACGCTGTCCGCCTCGGGGAGCGTGGGACCGTTTGCCGCTTCGGCCACGACCTTGGCCTTGATGCGCCCGGCGTTTTCGCCGGTGATCACCTTTTCGAGCGCCGCGGGGATCAGCACATCACATTCGCACTCGAGCACATCTTTGTTCGACATCGCGTCGCCGCCGCCGAAGCCGACGACCGACCCCGTCTCCGATTTGTGCGCGATGAGCTTCTTCACATCCAGCCCCGCGGCGTTGGCGATGCCGCCTTGACTATCCGAGACCGCCACGATCCTGTAGCCCGCCGCGTTCATCAATTCTGCGGCGTGCAATCCTGCGTTGCCGAAACCTTGGATCGCGACGCGCGCACCGTCAGCGGAGATGCCCAACTCCCGCAGCGCTTCGTCGATCACGAACATGCAGCCGCGTGCCGTCGCCTTGTCGCGGCCGAGCGATCCGCCGATCGCGATGGGCTTGCCCGTCACGACTCCGGGAATCGAGTAGCCGCGCATCATAGAAAATGTATCCATGATCCAAGCCATGATCTGCGGCGTGGTATAGACGTCGGGAGCCGGGATGTCGCGTTCTGGTCCGATGATGATCGAGATCTCGCTCGTGTACCGGCGCGTCATGTGTTCGAGCTCGCGCATGCTCATGTTCTTGGGATCGCAGATGATGCCGCCCTTCGCTCCGCCGAACGGAATGTCGACGAGCGCGCATTTCCACGACATCCACATCGCCAGCGCTTTGACTTCATCGAGCGTCACGTCCGGATGGAACCGGATTCCGCCCTTAGCCGGACCGCGCGACATGTTGTGCTGCACGCGATAGCCTTCGAAGACGCGATACGACCTGTCGTCCATCTCGCACGGCACCGAAACGGTGAGCACGCGCTTGGGCGAGCGGAGAAATGCGTGGATGCCGGCGTCCAGACCGAGCAGCACGGCGACGTCATCCAACTGCGCCTGCGCCATCTCCCAGACATTGCGCGAGCCTTGTGCGGCGGATCGATCGAGCGTTGACGACATGAGGTTCCTTTCGCGTGTTTAGACGAGCACGACAGAGCGTTGCGTCCTAGACTTTAGTGTGTCAGGACTGCGTGGCTTCTGCGGTGATGGGACGAAACTCCCGTCAGCTCGCGTGCGCGAGATCACGCAAACACCGGAATGCGTCGACCCTGCATTTGTAAGGCTTTGGTGCCGAAGACAGGACTTGAACCTGCACATCCTTGCGGACACAAGTACCTGAAACTTGCGCGTCTGCCAATTTCGCCACTTCGGCGCCGAACGTTTATGTTCGAAGGGTCCGCGAACGCTCCTCCCCTCGACGATGCACGCAGGAGGGCGGCGCATATAACGCCCGTAAGCGTTCGATGTGAGTTCCCCGTCAGAGCCCGTCAAGACGAGCCTCGAGCGAACGCTGCCGCGCGCATCATATGTCGATGAAGCTGCGTTCGGTCTCGAACGCGAGCGCATCTTCATGCGCGAATGGTTTCTCGCTTGTCGTGAGGAGCGCGTGACGAATCCCGGCGACTTCGTCGCGATTGACGTGGCCGGCGAAAGCGTATTCATCGTCCGCGCGAAGGACGGCACGCTTCACGCGCACTTCAACGTCTGCCGTCACCGCGGCAGCCGGCTTGTCGCCGAAGAGTCGAGCGGTGTGCTGCCGGGCGCGATTCGATGCCCGTATCATTCGTGGACGTACGAGCTCGACGGCAGACTGCGGACAGCTCCATTTCTCGCGGAAGCAGACGGCGTTTGGAAAGACGAGTTACCGCTGCACGCGGTCGACGTCGACACGTGGGGCGGATTCGTATTCGTCAACCTTTCGCTGCACAGCCCGCAGCCGGCGCAATCGCGGTTGGCCGAGCAATTAGGCGGCGTTCCGGCGCGGCTCGAACGGTATCCGCTCGCGCAGCTGCGGACGGGCGCAACGCTGCGCTACGACGTCGCGGCGAATTGGAAAGTCATCCTCGAGAACTACAACGAGTGCTACCATTGCGCCGGCGTACATCCGGAACTCTGCGCGGTGGTGCCGGCGTTTCGCGTCAAGGGCGGCGCGGATCTCGACTGGGAGCGGGGTATCCCGCACCGCGACGGCGCGAACACGTTCACGTTCAGCGGCACGACTTCGCGCGCGCAGTTCCCAGGACTCGACGAGGACGAGCGTACGCGCCACAAAGGCGAACTCATCTATCCGAACTGCATGCTCAGCCTGTCGGCGGATCACGTGGCCGCGTTCACCCTCTTCCCGCGCGGCCCGGCTCGCACCGCGATTGTCTGCGACTTTCTCTTCCACCCCGACGAAATCGCAAAGCCCGCCTTCGATCCATCCGATGCCGTGGATTTCTGGGATCTGACGAACCGCCAGGACTGGGCGATCTGCGAGAGCGTCCAGCGCGGCATGACCTCGCGCGTTTGGGAGTTCGGCTATTACGCCCCGATGGAGAGCTGGAGTTTGGACATGCGACGCTACATCAACGAGCGTTTGGGGCAGTAGTGGCGCGCGACTATGATTGCATCGTGCTCGGACTCGGCGGCATCGGAAGCGGCGCCGCCTATTGGCTCGCGCGTGGAGGCCGCATGCACGTGCTCGGTCTGGAACAGTTCGAATTCGGCCACGTGCGCGGCGAATCGCAGGACCACTCGCGAATAATCCGGCTCTCGTATCATGCATCGAACTACGTGCGTTTGGCAAAGCGCGCGTACGAGTCGTGGGAGACGTTGGAGTCCGATGCAAAAACGCGCGTCGTCTTGAAGACCGGCGGACTGGATCTCGGGCCGCGCGTGAGCGCGATCCCGCTGCAGGGATACGCCGACGCGATGGCCGCATGCGACGTTCCTTTCGAGCGGCTCGACTCACGCGAGATCATGCGGCGCTGGCCGCAGTTCACGCTGACCGACGATATCGAAGGCCTCCACCAGAGTCAGAGCGGTCTCGTCATGGCCGAGCGCGCCAATGACGCACATCGCCGCATGGCGCGTGCGCATGGCGCCGTGCTCCGCGACAACGCGCCGGTCGAATGGATCAGAGACGCAAACGGCGAGCTGGACGTCCGCGCCGGCGGCACGACATATCGCTGCGCGAAGCTCGTCATCGCTGCGGGGCCGTGGTCGAACAACGCACTTGCGAACTTTGGGCTTCGTCTACCGCTCGAGATCACAAAAGAACAAGTCACGTACTTCGCTTCGCCGAACGTGGAGGCGTTCGCGCCGGATCGTTTCCCGGTCTGGATATGGATGGACGACCCGTCGTTCTACGGCTTTCCGGTCTTCGGCGAAGCCGGGCCGAAAATCGCGCAAGACGCCGGCGGCAAGCCGGTCGACCCTGATTCGCGCACGTTCGAGCCGGATGAAGAAAATTTCGCGCGCGTCGAAGACTTCATGCGTCGTTATCTTCCGAGTGCGCTCGGTCCCGTCATCCGGACGAAGACATGTCTGTACACGCTCACGCCCGATCGCGACTTTGTGATCGATCTGGTCCCCGGCCATCCGAACGTTGCGTTTGCGATCGGCGCAGGCCACGCGTTCAAATTTGCGTCGGTGATCGGGCGCATACTCGGCGAATTGGTGGTAGACGGCAGCACGCCGAGCGATCTCTCGGGATTTTCTTCCGAACGCCCCATCCTGCGTGAGATCAATCCGTCGAAGCAGTACATGGTATAGCGGTGGAACGTCCGAATCACGCGAAACGTTGAGTATGTATATGAAGAAGCTGCTCGTGATCCTCGCTTTGATCGTGCCGGTCGCCGCTCTTGCTGCGGCGCCGGTTCCCTATCTGCCCGTGCCTAGAGGCGCGGCCGTGATACTGAACACAGGATCGACGAACGCGCTCGGCTATCGAATCGTCCTTCAGCGATCGGGCGCAGCCGAGTATGTCCACGGCGACAAACGGGCGACCGCGAACGTGCCTGAGGCGATCACGACGAAGTTCTTCACGGATATGCAAGCCTTGCCTTTGAGATCTTACCCCATGATCCACTGCATGAAGAGCGTATCGTTCGGCACGTCGCTCTACGTGTGGTGGAAGGGGGCGCGCTCGCAAGATCTGACCTGCGGCACGACGATTCTCGCCGGCGATTCATATGCCGTCGCACAGGCGCTCGGGCTTAGCACAGCCGTCGGCGCGCCGATGCATCCGGTCCCCGCGCTGACGAACGAGCCGCGCGTGCCGGCACCTGCACCGTCTTCGAATCCCTGAGCGCATAGGGGTTTTAGCCGACCCGTTCCAATAGCGTGCCTTGTGGGAGTGGTCTGCATCGCCTGCTACCGGCCGAAGCGCGGAAAGAAACGCGCCTTGGAGCAACTGATGCGCGAGCACGTCAAGACGTTGCGCCGCGAAGGTCTCGCGACAAAGCGCACGCCGATCATCATGCGGGCGAAGGACGGCACGGTCCTCGAGGTCTTCGAATGGATATCCCACCGGGCGATCGACAAGGCGCATAGCAATCGCGCAGTGCTTGCGATGTGGCAGCGCTTCAATGCCGCCTGCGATTTCGTCAA
This region includes:
- a CDS encoding Glu/Leu/Phe/Val dehydrogenase, translated to MSSTLDRSAAQGSRNVWEMAQAQLDDVAVLLGLDAGIHAFLRSPKRVLTVSVPCEMDDRSYRVFEGYRVQHNMSRGPAKGGIRFHPDVTLDEVKALAMWMSWKCALVDIPFGGAKGGIICDPKNMSMRELEHMTRRYTSEISIIIGPERDIPAPDVYTTPQIMAWIMDTFSMMRGYSIPGVVTGKPIAIGGSLGRDKATARGCMFVIDEALRELGISADGARVAIQGFGNAGLHAAELMNAAGYRIVAVSDSQGGIANAAGLDVKKLIAHKSETGSVVGFGGGDAMSNKDVLECECDVLIPAALEKVITGENAGRIKAKVVAEAANGPTLPEADSVLFDRGIMVLPDILANAGGVTVSYFEWVQDLQENFWDEEEVNARLKRTMVRAFKATYEKAKQHKINMRRGAYVLAVGRVAEATMLRGVYP
- a CDS encoding aromatic ring-hydroxylating dioxygenase subunit alpha gives rise to the protein MSSPSEPVKTSLERTLPRASYVDEAAFGLERERIFMREWFLACREERVTNPGDFVAIDVAGESVFIVRAKDGTLHAHFNVCRHRGSRLVAEESSGVLPGAIRCPYHSWTYELDGRLRTAPFLAEADGVWKDELPLHAVDVDTWGGFVFVNLSLHSPQPAQSRLAEQLGGVPARLERYPLAQLRTGATLRYDVAANWKVILENYNECYHCAGVHPELCAVVPAFRVKGGADLDWERGIPHRDGANTFTFSGTTSRAQFPGLDEDERTRHKGELIYPNCMLSLSADHVAAFTLFPRGPARTAIVCDFLFHPDEIAKPAFDPSDAVDFWDLTNRQDWAICESVQRGMTSRVWEFGYYAPMESWSLDMRRYINERLGQ
- the solA gene encoding N-methyl-L-tryptophan oxidase, yielding MARDYDCIVLGLGGIGSGAAYWLARGGRMHVLGLEQFEFGHVRGESQDHSRIIRLSYHASNYVRLAKRAYESWETLESDAKTRVVLKTGGLDLGPRVSAIPLQGYADAMAACDVPFERLDSREIMRRWPQFTLTDDIEGLHQSQSGLVMAERANDAHRRMARAHGAVLRDNAPVEWIRDANGELDVRAGGTTYRCAKLVIAAGPWSNNALANFGLRLPLEITKEQVTYFASPNVEAFAPDRFPVWIWMDDPSFYGFPVFGEAGPKIAQDAGGKPVDPDSRTFEPDEENFARVEDFMRRYLPSALGPVIRTKTCLYTLTPDRDFVIDLVPGHPNVAFAIGAGHAFKFASVIGRILGELVVDGSTPSDLSGFSSERPILREINPSKQYMV